One window of Calonectris borealis chromosome 28, bCalBor7.hap1.2, whole genome shotgun sequence genomic DNA carries:
- the MICOS13 gene encoding MICOS complex subunit MIC13 isoform X1: protein MPPKGARLLRERFQSWAHSPLGGRRFIIKGSLAGAAVYVAYDQGLLGSGTQGAEALKKAQAALPPAIQEWTSYIGWELPPTPKFDFSPSDSWNKGVQTVMSALSVAPTRACEYTVEGWKYVKDLVK from the exons ATGCCGCCCAAGGGTGCTCGTTTGCTGAGGGAACGCTTTCAGAGCTGGGCACACAGCCCTCTCGGAGGGAGAAG GTTTATCATCAAAGGAAGCCTGGCTGGAGCTGCTGTGTACGTGGCGTATGATCAGGGGCTGCTGGGCAGTGGCACACAAGGTGCCGAAGCCCTCAAAAAAGCTCAAGCAGCACTGCCTCCAGCTATCCAAGAGTGGACAAGTTACATAGGCTGGGAG cTCCCACCTACTCCAAAATTTGACTTTTCCCCCTCTGATTCCTGGAATAAAG GAGTGCAGACAGTCATGTCTGCCTTGTCTGTAGCTCCCACCAGGGCCTGTGAATACACTGTGGAAGGCTGGAAGTATGTGAAGGATCTTGTCAAATGA
- the MICOS13 gene encoding MICOS complex subunit MIC13 isoform X2, which yields MAARLFPAVKFIIKGSLAGAAVYVAYDQGLLGSGTQGAEALKKAQAALPPAIQEWTSYIGWELPPTPKFDFSPSDSWNKGVQTVMSALSVAPTRACEYTVEGWKYVKDLVK from the exons ATGGCCGCCAGGCTCTTCCCCGCCGTCAA GTTTATCATCAAAGGAAGCCTGGCTGGAGCTGCTGTGTACGTGGCGTATGATCAGGGGCTGCTGGGCAGTGGCACACAAGGTGCCGAAGCCCTCAAAAAAGCTCAAGCAGCACTGCCTCCAGCTATCCAAGAGTGGACAAGTTACATAGGCTGGGAG cTCCCACCTACTCCAAAATTTGACTTTTCCCCCTCTGATTCCTGGAATAAAG GAGTGCAGACAGTCATGTCTGCCTTGTCTGTAGCTCCCACCAGGGCCTGTGAATACACTGTGGAAGGCTGGAAGTATGTGAAGGATCTTGTCAAATGA
- the HSD11B1L gene encoding hydroxysteroid 11-beta-dehydrogenase 1-like protein isoform X1: MKPVGKVLCATGIVAGLLAFFWKDPFNPESLSGARVLLTGASAGIGEQMAYHYARFGAEIVLTARREAVLQKVVKKCLTLGAKKIFYIPADMSSPSEPEKVVQFAVQKLGGLDYLVLNHIGMTRFQMWAGDIEYTRWLMQVNFFSYVALATAALPTLEKNEGSLVVVSSLTGKIPTPFTTSYSATKFALDGFFSSLRHELIMQKRNVSITLCILGLIDTDSALENTRGKVHLTASPAAEAALAIIQGGATRVQEVFYPWWLQHVCCLRGLFPNDRGQVLQSYYNYSSP, from the exons ATGAAGCCAGTTGGAAAAGTGCTTTGTGCTACAGGGATCGTAGCTGGGCTCCTAGCTTTCTTCTGGAAAGACCCTTTTAACCCAG AGAGCTTGTCTGGTGCCCGCGTTCTCCTGACTGGAGCCAGTGCTGGGATTGGAGAGCAGATGGCATATCATTATGCCAGATTTGGTGCTGAAATTGTTTTGACTGCTAGGAGGGAAGCTGTGCTGCAGAAG GTGGTGAAGAAATGCCTGACACTtggagcaaagaaaatattttatatcccTGCAGATATGTCTTCCCCTTCAGAGCCTGAAAAGGTGGTTCAGTTTGCTGTTCAAAAGCTGG GGGGACTGGATTACCTGGTGTTGAACCACATTGGCATGACCCGTTTTCAGATGTGGGCTGGAGACATAGAATACACCCGCTGGCTCATGCAG GTGAATTTCTTCAGTTACGTGGCACTCGCAACAGCAGCTCTTCCCACCCTGGAGAAGAATGAAGGCTCTCTGGTGGTTGTTTCTTCCCTTACAG ggAAAATACCCACTCCCTTTACCACTTCTTATTCTGCCACCAAGTTTGCACTGGATGGATTCTTCAGCTCGCTGCGCCATGAACTCATCATGCAGAAGAGAAACGTCTCTATCACGCTGTGCATCCTGGGCCTGATTGATACTGATTCGGCATTAGAGAACACCAG GGGCAAAGTGCACCTAactgcttctcctgctgctgaagCTGCGCTCGCCATCATCCAGGGGGGTGCCACACGGGTGCAGGAGGTTTTCTACCCATGGTGGCTGCAGCACGTTTGCTGCCTCCGGGGTTTGTTCCCCAATGACCGGGGTCAGGTTTTACAGAGTTACTATAACTACAGCAGTCCTTAA
- the HSD11B1L gene encoding hydroxysteroid 11-beta-dehydrogenase 1-like protein isoform X2, which produces MKPVGKVLCATGIVAGLLAFFWKDPFNPESLSGARVLLTGASAGIGEQMAYHYARFGAEIVLTARREAVLQKVVKKCLTLGAKKIFYIPADMSSPSEPEKVVQFAVQKLGGLDYLVLNHIGMTRFQMWAGDIEYTRWLMQVNFFSYVALATAALPTLEKNEGSLVVVSSLTGKIPTPFTTSYSATKFALDGFFSSLRHELIMQKRNVSITLCILGLIDTDSALENTRNRHQLSVFSPLLAIVWILT; this is translated from the exons ATGAAGCCAGTTGGAAAAGTGCTTTGTGCTACAGGGATCGTAGCTGGGCTCCTAGCTTTCTTCTGGAAAGACCCTTTTAACCCAG AGAGCTTGTCTGGTGCCCGCGTTCTCCTGACTGGAGCCAGTGCTGGGATTGGAGAGCAGATGGCATATCATTATGCCAGATTTGGTGCTGAAATTGTTTTGACTGCTAGGAGGGAAGCTGTGCTGCAGAAG GTGGTGAAGAAATGCCTGACACTtggagcaaagaaaatattttatatcccTGCAGATATGTCTTCCCCTTCAGAGCCTGAAAAGGTGGTTCAGTTTGCTGTTCAAAAGCTGG GGGGACTGGATTACCTGGTGTTGAACCACATTGGCATGACCCGTTTTCAGATGTGGGCTGGAGACATAGAATACACCCGCTGGCTCATGCAG GTGAATTTCTTCAGTTACGTGGCACTCGCAACAGCAGCTCTTCCCACCCTGGAGAAGAATGAAGGCTCTCTGGTGGTTGTTTCTTCCCTTACAG ggAAAATACCCACTCCCTTTACCACTTCTTATTCTGCCACCAAGTTTGCACTGGATGGATTCTTCAGCTCGCTGCGCCATGAACTCATCATGCAGAAGAGAAACGTCTCTATCACGCTGTGCATCCTGGGCCTGATTGATACTGATTCGGCATTAGAGAACACCAG GAACAGGCACCAGCTGAGTGTTTTCAGTCCTCTCCTTGCCATTGTCTGGATTTTGACATGA
- the HSD11B1L gene encoding hydroxysteroid 11-beta-dehydrogenase 1-like protein isoform X3 translates to MPMHIHCLNFLLPERLHEEMVVKKCLTLGAKKIFYIPADMSSPSEPEKVVQFAVQKLGGLDYLVLNHIGMTRFQMWAGDIEYTRWLMQVNFFSYVALATAALPTLEKNEGSLVVVSSLTGKIPTPFTTSYSATKFALDGFFSSLRHELIMQKRNVSITLCILGLIDTDSALENTRGKVHLTASPAAEAALAIIQGGATRVQEVFYPWWLQHVCCLRGLFPNDRGQVLQSYYNYSSP, encoded by the exons ATGCCTATGCATATACACTGCCTGAACTTTTTACTGCCTGAACGTTTACAcgaggaaatg GTGGTGAAGAAATGCCTGACACTtggagcaaagaaaatattttatatcccTGCAGATATGTCTTCCCCTTCAGAGCCTGAAAAGGTGGTTCAGTTTGCTGTTCAAAAGCTGG GGGGACTGGATTACCTGGTGTTGAACCACATTGGCATGACCCGTTTTCAGATGTGGGCTGGAGACATAGAATACACCCGCTGGCTCATGCAG GTGAATTTCTTCAGTTACGTGGCACTCGCAACAGCAGCTCTTCCCACCCTGGAGAAGAATGAAGGCTCTCTGGTGGTTGTTTCTTCCCTTACAG ggAAAATACCCACTCCCTTTACCACTTCTTATTCTGCCACCAAGTTTGCACTGGATGGATTCTTCAGCTCGCTGCGCCATGAACTCATCATGCAGAAGAGAAACGTCTCTATCACGCTGTGCATCCTGGGCCTGATTGATACTGATTCGGCATTAGAGAACACCAG GGGCAAAGTGCACCTAactgcttctcctgctgctgaagCTGCGCTCGCCATCATCCAGGGGGGTGCCACACGGGTGCAGGAGGTTTTCTACCCATGGTGGCTGCAGCACGTTTGCTGCCTCCGGGGTTTGTTCCCCAATGACCGGGGTCAGGTTTTACAGAGTTACTATAACTACAGCAGTCCTTAA